From Topomyia yanbarensis strain Yona2022 chromosome 1, ASM3024719v1, whole genome shotgun sequence, one genomic window encodes:
- the LOC131675895 gene encoding large ribosomal subunit protein eL8-like, whose protein sequence is MDIRYKQGKDNIVADFLSRLHPETNKDEITHTVAVVTRQQKRQQQQEDKELASRTNAENKTPTQITDQTGRFGLFKNKQISEWNPHMDGLENIDFEWDEKSDVDRLISHQDFQNDLAQGRIDFKLLKFSKSKIEESQTDATFVIVNSKSAYKELSELVDLPHGLKDYLNGRVFAIPNRKIWGMILNGSSRSRADTKVFFEGFFPLAVKKVEFKKVVNPLFEKCVKNFGIGQNVQPKRDLSRFVRWPKYIRIQRHKAVLQKRLKIPPPINQFSQALDKHTAQQLFKLLEKYRPENQIAKIQRLKAKAEAKAAGNPEPPAKKGNQLRQGANTVVKLVEQKKAQLVVIAHDVDPIELVIYLPALCRKMGIPYCIIKSKSRLGTLVYRKTCTCIALTQVGNSDRANLSKLMETIKTNFNDRYEEIRKHWGGGLLGPKSMARIAKLKRAKARELTQKTL, encoded by the exons ATGGATATTCGCTACAAACAAGGCAAGGACAATATTGTAGCCGATTTTTTATCAAGACTTCATCCAGAAACCAATAAGGATGAAATTACTCACACTGTCGCTGTAGTTACTCGACAGCAAAAGCGGCAACAGCAGCAAGAAGATAAAGAACTTGCGAGTCGGACAAACGCAGAGAACAAAACCCCAACACAAATTACGGATCAAACGGGAAGATTTGGTCTTTTCAAGAATAAACAGATATCCGAGTGGAATCCGCACATGGATGGTTTAGAGAATATCGATTTCGAATGGGACGAGAAGAGTGATGTTGACAGATTGATCTCACACCAAGACTTCCAGAATGATCTAGCCCAAGGAcgtattgattttaaattattaaaattttcgaagAGCAAGATCGAAGAAAGCCAAACAGACGCCACATTCGTGATTGTCAACAGTAAATCAGCCTATAAAGAGCTAAGCGAATTGGTCGACCTACCTCATGGGTTGAAAGATTATTTGAACGGTAGAGTATTTGCGATACCCAACCGAAAAATATGGGGAATGATATTAAACGGGTCGAGCCGATCAAGAGCCgacacaaaagtattttttgaagG ATTTTTTCCTCTGGCCGTCAAGAAGGTTGAGTTTAAGAAAGTGGTTAATCCGCTGTTTGAGAAATGCGTCAAGAACTTCGGCATCGGTCAGAATGTGCAACCGAAGCGTGATCTGTCCCGGTTCGTCCGTTGGCCGAAATACATTCGCATTCAGCGACATAAGGCAGTTCTACAAAAGCGCCTGAAGATTCCGCCACCGATTAACCAGTTCTCGCAGGCTTTGGATAAACATACCGCCCAGCAGTTGTTCAAGCTGTTGGAAAAGTATCGTCCGGAGAATCAGATCGCTAAAATCCAGCGCCTGAAGGCTAAGGCCGAGGCAAAGGCTGCCGGCAATCCTGAACCACCGGCGAAGAAGGGCAATCAGCTGCGCCAGGGTGCTAACACCGTGGTAAAACTAGTAGAGCAGAAGAAAGCTCAGCTGGTTGTTATCGCTCATGATGTGGACCCAATTGAGTTGGTCATCTATCTGCCCGCTCTGTGCCGCAAGATGGGAATCCCATACTGTATTATCAAGAGCAAATCTCGTTTGGGAACGCTAGTGTATCGCAAGACTTGTACCTGCATTGCACTTACCCAGGTTGGCAATTCGGACCGGGCCAATCTGTCCAAACTGATGGAAACCATTAAGACTAACTTCAACGATCGCTATGAGGAAATTCGCAAGCACTGGGGAGGTGGTCTGCTTGGTCCGAAGAGTATGGCTCGCATCGCCAAGCTCAAGAGGGCCAAGGCGCGGGAATTGACACAGAAGACGCTGTAA